The Coffea arabica cultivar ET-39 chromosome 10e, Coffea Arabica ET-39 HiFi, whole genome shotgun sequence region TACCAAGTATGCTCACTTCATGAGCTTATCTCACCCTTTCGATGCCCCAAAAATAGCTAGAATTTTCCTGGATCATGTCAGTAAGCTACATGGCATTCCTCAAAGTATGATCTCAGATAGGGATAAGGTCTTTGTTAGCCAATTCTGGACTGAGCTATTCACACTATTGGGAGCAGGGTTAAACCTGAGTACAGCCTATCACCCCCAAACAGATAGCCAAACAGAAAGGGTAAACCAAGTACTAGAAATGTATCTCAGGTGTATGACTCACCTGGAACCAAAGAAGTGGAACTCCTGGTTATCCTTGGCAGAATGGTGGTATAATACCACTTTCTACTCTGCTGTACAGATGAGCCCTTTTGAGGCTTTGTATGGAACCAAGCCTCCTCAGCTAGCACTTGGACCATATTTACAAACAAAGGTGGCAACAGTGGAGGACTACAtaagagaaaggaagaaaatggacgAGCTATTGCAACACAACCTGAAAGCTGCCCAGGAGCGAATGAAGAAATATGCTGATGAGCATAGGAGTGAAAGGGAATTTCAGGTTGGAGATTGGGTATATTTGAGGTTGCAACCTTACAGACAGTCATCTGTGATGATCAGGAACAACACCAAATTATCTGCTAAGTACTTTGGCCCCTACTGTATAGAGGAAAGGATCGGAGAAGTGGCCTACAGGCTCAGGCTACCTACTACATCAAAGATCCACCTTGTGTTTCATGTATCTTTGCTTAAGAAGAAGCTAGGAGATCTAATCACACCTATCCTGCAACTACCAGACACTGATGAAATGGGACAGATTAGAGTAGAGCCTGAGGCTCTGTTGAGCAGGAGGATGATCAAGAGGAAGAATGCAGCTGTAACTCAATGGCTTATCCAGTGGTGGGGAACTGATCCTgcggaagcaacttgggaagaTGCTGCACAAATAAGGGAGAAGTTTCCCCAATTTCGACCTTGAGGACAAAGGTCTTATGAGGGGGAGGTATTGTAATGAAATGCAGAATGCTAGACTAAGGAAGATACGTAATAGGAAGAAGGAAGTAAGAAGGCGTGGAATCCAGAAGCGGAAGGCGTGACTTAGAGGATTCACTTCAGCAAAGGCGCGAAAGTTTAACCACGCATTTGCTGGGTTTTCATCTGTCTAACAGAAAGCCAGGAAGCGCGGCAACTTGCAGCAACTTGCAGACGCAATTGGAACACGCGATTGATCCTTATTAGGTGCTGTTAGAAGTTTGTTAGGAGCTGATAACTATATAAAGCAGGCCTGTCTGCTTTGTAGAGGTAGTTTTTGAATCATTTCCTTTCCAGATTAGTTGTAACAGCCTGAGAAGCAATCCTCAGAGTTTCCCTCTCAAATTTCCTTCAGTTCTTACACCTTCTTAGCTAAATTCATCATCTCTGttcttgtatttttttatttctcggATTCATTAATGAAATTGAGCTCAGTTCaatcactgtttcactgtttCATTGTTAATTAGCTCTCTATTCGAATTGTTCCTTCTGGTTTTCTCCAAAGCTCTGGCTTCTCTGGTTTCTGATCCATAACAGTTTGTCAGAAAGTCATAATCACACCAAGCCTGCTCTTATGAAGGCGCCGTGGAAATCATCGTTGTCCCAGGAACCAATTTCAGGAATTTGATGGTCAAAGTACCTCTCAATTTTTCTGAGCTTCTggccttttttatttttgcatggTAAGTCGAAGCAAGCACCTTAGCGGCTGATTAAGCAGAGCTTCAGGGCTGGCCCTAGAGTGAACAAATATGATTTTGTTTGCCCCACTTTTGCTGCTTGATTAAGTATGCTTTCTACAATGATCCTGAGCTTTGCATCCTCATCAGGATTCAGGACGCCGGACCTTGTACTGCTTCACAGACTCTAGcgacaaattttccttttccacCACCATTTGATTGTAATCTTTATTGAAGATGTCTTTATTTATCTTATCAACAAAATCCCTAACCAAGTCATTTAGCAGAAAACAAAGCAATTGGCAATCATCAGCGGCTTTGGTTTGAGCTATGGTTTTCAAGATTTGCATAGAATCATCTCTACCAGCATGTGATCTGCCTCGCGAAGACCAGAATTGTTGAAATATGCcaaatttttctacaaattttAGTAGATTATGTTTGgtatcaaaataatttagttattagaagaataaaaatatttattaaccaaagattatgttggtttgttaacaaatattttaatctaagatttgctagtagaaaaggattatattttgttgagatttttagaataattgttagttggatattttgttaggttgtttcatgtaatcactataaatagtgAGTTAATGAATGAATAGCACAAGTTTATTTTTTTAGTCTCAATACAAGCCTCTTATAAACTTTTTTTGCAACACTAACCTGTTGTTTTTTAGTTTGTATCCCAAAACACCAACAAAGTGATATTAAAAGCTTGTGTCTTAGGGgtctaaatttttttagaatCAGTGCATTGGTGAGGATTCTTTATAAGTTCAAAACcataataggaaaaaaaaaattgtcaaatatttcaaattttagtggtgaaacttaccaaatttggaccaaaaaattttggacttatttgGTAATCAATGATCTACGGGATATGATGGAGACAAATTTTATTTCGCCAGTATTTAAAGGACTGATGAATATACAAATTAGAGACCACAAAATTGCAGTTAGACAGAGATCCAAAACCAACATTCGTATATCAATTTTTGATGTTGTTTTCACAAGAATAATGCCTTATGATTTGATTGAGAATAAATTATTCTcaattaaaatgaaaagaaaaaatttcactatgaattggttagattttgaCAATTTTGAAGTGGAGTATgatgaaatcaagaattcaaatcttgaaaaaattcaagaggAATCATTTTATTAAGGGAGGAATCAAATTGATTCCTAATATTTATCAAGATTATAATACTAATGTTTTTGAATCTACAGGTTTGATGGTGATGACAAAATTAAGAACCATGCaaagttttatattttttgtaaagGTTTAAATATCGTCAAAGGATGTTCCACTTTGAACCTATGAGTAGGTTATTTGGaaacataaataataataataataatctttCATTGGGAGTTTGGcatgagaaaacaaaagaagtggTTTGTTGCAAGACTAAAATTTAGCTTGCATAAAAACCCAAAGAAGAAGTTCATTGCAAGGCTAATCATCAGTTGCAAAACTTCTTACAAAAGTTTTGTCCAAAACATGATTCAAAGATTTGAgaaaacaattcaaaatttataGCAAAAGTGGCAAGTAGAATTGTTGAAATATGTCaacttttccttcaaattttccTAGATTATGTTTGGtatcaaaataatttaattattaCAAGAATAAGAATATTGTTAACCAAAGATCATGTTGGTTTGTTAATAAATATTTTAGCTAATATTTGCTAGTAGAAGAATATTGTATTTTGTTGAGATTATTCGAATAATTGTTAGTTGGATATTTTGCCAGTTTATTTCATGTAATCAttataaataaaatgaatgaataataCAAGTTTATTTCCAACCTCAATACAAGTCTTTTATAAGTTTTTTTTACAATATTAAGGTGttgttttgtattttgttgagattttttgaatattaataattgttagttggatattttaccagtttgtttcatgtaatcatTATAAATAATAAGTTAATGAATGAATAATACAAGTTTATTTCCAACCTCAATACAAGTCttttataagttttttttttacaatattaaggtgttgtttcttggTCTGTGCCAAAAAAACAACAagaatcttcatgaaattcatgCTGAGTTTCTTGGCAGTAATCCATTTACTAATGTCACCCGGTGTGCCAATCACCACTCGAGCAGTAATAGGCGGAAGCTTTGACACTGGGATGAAGCTTCTGCCGTCCGCAGCTGGGGCAGCTAATTATGATGTTATCCCAGTAAATTTCCCCATCTGTTAACAGGACTTCCATATTTTGAATGGCCAATTCTCTGGCAGGACAAATAATAATGAGTTTTGCATCAATCCGAGTCAACATGACGAGAGTAAAACAGGTAGTTTTGCCAGATCCATTGTGGGCTTGAGAAATCAAGTTCTTGTTTGGGAGTGAGGATCAGAGGCAAGCTAGTGGCTTGGATCTTGATCGGTCTATCAAAACGCATCTCCACATACAGAGACCCTTAAGCAACTCAGCTGAGAGGTTATAGTCCTCCAAAACTCTTGGCTTAGGTGTACAAGGTATCCCCAAAAGTCAGCAATAGTGTTCATCATGCTGAACTTCTTGTTCGAGTAGAAATAGATTGGGTCCTCGCTCAAAACTGCATTACTCATTCACCATAATCTATGCCTCTCAAATCTTAATATTGCTCTAATTAATAGCTTGAGTTTAACAACTCAGACCACCAAACATCCTATATATATACATCCTTTGAATATCATGCATGCAAAAGGTAATCCCAGTCACATCCTTGCTTCTAAAAGGTActagatttgatgattgaattagACACCAAATCTTATAGGCAAAATGTCGGGCCCTTAGAATAACAAGAAATTAACATAATGAAAAAcacagaaataaaaaaaataacgaAAACAAACCGCATCCCATTCCATCGTGGTTCTGGATTATACATCAAATTTTCCCGCACCCATATGGAGCAAGGACCTCTTATGCAGCTCTTTTCTTTGCTCTTCCTTTTTATCTTAATTTCCATCAATCAATTTCACCATTGTCAGTAGATACACCAAAGGTTTCAAATTAACAAACAAAACCATTAACTACATACACAACAAAATCACAATTTAGTACATGAACTTCTTTGTAAAATGTGGAAACGTTGGACGGATGAAACATGTCaccaaaatcctaaaaaaaaaaaaaaaaaaggggttttcACTCCCTCGTTCAATATTATTGTTTCCAAAATAAAAGTACAAGGATTTTtgtattacaaaaaaatttaGGACACTGTAAATGCTTTCACCTTAGCTGCTGCTCATGTTTGTCATAGTCAGTTGCAAGCTAAATTTTCCATCACTAACTTCTCGCCAGTGAGATATTCCACCAATTCATTTACATAATTCCGGCAATCATGAACTCCAATTCTCAAATCAGTATCCCATCTCTCGTTGAATCCGTGCACACGACCTTCTACAGCATCAGACTCTGAATATCCAACAAACCAGCATTTTCTTTTGGGCAGCTTCTTTAACTTCCTAGATAGAACAACCCCAGGAATTTCTTTACCCGATAGAGCTGTAACTGCTGTGAATACATCTTCTGGGTCTTCTGGTTGGAAATCATAAACAACAGCCTCGGATGCAGAAGTTGAACTGATGATGACCATGTAATGCTGCAAATCAAACAGATTGAGAGAATAAACAGTAGACATAAGCAGCTGGGGTGGCCCCCTTGGGGCTCTTAACGGCACTGCTGCTACATAAACTTCATATTTGCTGCTCCTGATGCTACTCGCTACGGTGGCTGTGTTCAATATGAAGGCCATTTTACATATTTGCTGCTGCTGCTTATCGGGCCATTTCTTGTCCCTTGGTGTTTCTTGAGTTTTATTTGTAGGATAACTCAACgaatttttcttagttcatCATAAATAATCAACTTTTATCAGCTTGAAACTTTTCTATTTCCTATTCCAAGTAAATTTTTTTACTAGTGTACAAATTGATGTTGCTTAAAAATTTTCTGTCCCGGTACCCATTGTAATGCTGATTGTAAAAGTTTCTCCGCACATTTGCTAGGCACATCAAATTATGTGTTgtcttgtaatttttttttttctttctattcgTCTGTTTTTTGTGGTGCATTCGCTTCCTAGTTTGCACCATTCTAGTCCACACACTGATGGCATTCCAAGTAGTCTAAagggatttttttatttttaatttattaaaaaaaaaaaaagatgggcGGCTTTCAAGTTGGATGTCTGACGAAGACATATTGTGGAAAATTTTGGTAGTTTAGACTCCTTTGGGCTTTGCTGGCCCACTAAGGTTGAGACGAGGTGGAAGCCTTTCTTCTTGCTTGCTGGTAGAGCTGCACTGGATCCATCTCTTCCTAGTTAGCCCAAAATGATACGAACGATTGATTCCTCTCTTACTGTTGTCCTCTAAGAAGAAAATGTGGCAGTTTACTCCCTTTATCAATCAGGCTTGGGATCAAAATACTATTAATGTAATCCTTCTTAACACCTTaagtctttattttttttttgttagtgtgtgtgtgtgtgtatatatatagtgAATTGAATGTAAGTGTGTTAACGAGTGCCCATAGGACACCTattaaaaaaccctaaaaatatTAATGAAATCCTTCTTAACACATTtcgtcttcttctttttcttgaaaaatcttAACACGTTTTATCTTTGAGTTACTTAAGAAGTACGCATATAGTTTGTGacagaaaaatcaagaaaataccAGAAATTGTTTGagctaaaatttaatttttgtataATGGGAGGAAAGGAGAAAAACTATTTCATGCGAGCaaaacaaaaatgattttttttttcattttggttTATTCAATTTATATCTGTTGGCTTAAAAAATACATAGTGGAAGCATATATGATTCGACACCCCTTGTTGGGAAATTGTTAAATCACACAATTtgaacaaacaaataaattcagGACACAAaaataatgaaggaaaataaGTGGTGAAAAGGAAATATGGATCTTTAATTTGGGAGCCAAAACCTGACTTCATAGTTGTGTTGTGGTACTACAAagatatatacataatatatatatatatgtggggGCCTTTCTAAGTCAGTTCAAGAAACCTTTGTGACTACGAAACATGGATCACCTCAAGTACTAGGAATTTTACCATGAACTGGTTCAATTAAGCTAATTCTTtatgaaaaagaagaaggaaaagaggaagaagaaactgagagagagagagaaatgaaGGATGGATCTTATTGATTAGAAAATACAAGTCGGGAAAGAGAAATAGAAATTAACAAATTCTGTTGCAATTGCCAGCCAATTTCCTGGCAGACTTGGTATTAATAGCTAGTGGCCTTCATACGTAGTAGCATTTTGTAACCGACTTTGGGGACTCGTATGCTGGTTCGTTGGCTATCAGTACAAAACGACATTCTAGACCACTATTCAAAACCGACTGTTCGACTAAAGATAGTTAAAGCTGCCCAAACTTCTTAATGCTCAAGTAAGCCAAGATTCTCTGCACCAGCCTAAAGAAAACAAACAGACAACCGAGTAATTGGACCAATACAACAATGACACTTCAACAGCTAAATATATTAATTTGTTTGGTTTACATCACACAACAATAATATCTATATCGGGAAAGGGAGGAAGACGAGAAACAATAATATTCtaatatactccctccgttcctTATTAGATGGCCTGAATAACTAATTCTCTTAGATTAAGAAAGTTGGTTATTTTCTAAAAGTCAACAAAAGTTTAACTTTACTTCTCAAAATTACCCTTTATCTCTCTTCATCTCTTCAACTACTTTTATTGTTAATGCTACAAATACTGCATTTAATTATTTAGAGTTCCAATTCAAGAAAGTTGAAAGGGTAAGCAAgggtaaatttggaaaaaaGTTCATAAATGCTTTCTTGATATCATAAAATGACAGATAAAAAGAAACAATGGATTAGGACATCTAATAAGGAACGGAGGGAGTATCAATTCAAATGTCAATGAATTTTAAGTTTTAAACTGCATTTCCATCCCTTACCTTACTCCACGAAGATGCAATGTGAATTGATTATGTTTTTTGTTAGTGAGCTCCACCCTATTCTAACCCTCGAATGGTCGAACTTGGGTAGGTAAAATGAATTTCTCTCGGTGCCTGCTCATTAGCTAGCAGCAAGCAAGTAGATTCAGATTTTAACTTTTCAAGTTCACCCAAAATCactaattaattatttcatttaACTCTTGTAGTTTTATCTCCACCCTCCCAATCGGCGCCTATTCCAACTGTGTGTGTTCGAACCCTGAATTTGATAGTAAAAAAGATTCTAAAAATCATTTCCTAACCATCGAGTCGACCTCACTAGTTTGAAGTGATCAACACTTGAGTTTACATGTGTATATATCTTAATAACGTTTATGGTACATTATTAATGTGATCGATGAGTTAGGATGCGCTtgataaaatcaaaatatgaaatttgaatccattaagttattaaattgttaagtattaaatttaatatatttgagtgcatatcacgtttagtgataagtgaataacttatcacttaattttgagagTAAGTTTTacttagaaaattcagtgccacttaattaattcag contains the following coding sequences:
- the LOC113713795 gene encoding uncharacterized protein, encoding MAFILNTATVASSIRSSKYEVYVAAVPLRAPRGPPQLLMSTVYSLNLFDLQHYMVIISSTSASEAVVYDFQPEDPEDVFTAVTALSGKEIPGVVLSRKLKKLPKRKCWFVGYSESDAVEGRVHGFNERWDTDLRIGVHDCRNYVNELVEYLTGEKLVMENLACN